From a single Corynebacterium kroppenstedtii DSM 44385 genomic region:
- the tkt gene encoding transketolase produces MIDKTSAVIKRYAEARELVPDHIRRAVEPAFPKDWDEIDSRSVDTVRVLAADAVQKAKSGHPGTAMSLAPLAYTLFQRTMRHDPSDPDWVGRDRFVLSCGHSSMTIYAQLFLGGFGLELDDLKQLRTWGSLTPGHPEYGHTAGVEITTGPLGQGLASSVGMAMAARRERGLFDPDAPAGQSPFDHFIYVIASDGDLEEGVTSEASSLAGTQKLGNLIAFWDDNRISIENDTTIAFNEDVCARYEAYGWQVLNVESGEDIQALEAAITLAQRETNRPTLIRVRTVIGYPSPTKMNSGAVHGAALGDDEVAAVKRILGFDPDQTFEVSDEVLSHTRSLRERGARAHESWSADFDRWAAENPDRKALFDRLYARTLPDGWDAGLPEWEADGSGIATRKASEVTLQSLGAALPELWGGSADLAGSNNTTIKDADSFGPSTISTDSWNAQPYGRVLHFGIREHAMGSILNGIALHGPTRPYGGTFMVFSDYMRPAVRLAALMKTDVYYVWTHDSIGLGEDGPTHQPVEHLAALRAIPGLAVVRPADANETASAWRAAIDSPEGPKALALSRQNLPVLKGTKELARDGVRRGAYVLVRESAEHPQVIVMASGSEVQLAVEAAKVLESRGVATRVVSVPCMDWFLEQDQSYQDEVLPHDVTARVSVEAGIAMPWYQLLGSRGKAVSLEHFGASAAASELFEKFGFTVDAVVDAATSVVEN; encoded by the coding sequence GTGATTGATAAGACTTCGGCAGTCATCAAGCGGTATGCAGAAGCTCGGGAGCTCGTTCCCGACCATATCCGCAGAGCCGTGGAACCAGCTTTCCCCAAAGACTGGGATGAGATCGACTCGCGATCCGTCGACACAGTCCGCGTCTTAGCTGCAGATGCTGTTCAGAAGGCAAAATCCGGTCACCCCGGCACTGCGATGAGCTTGGCTCCCCTGGCCTACACCTTGTTCCAGCGAACAATGCGCCATGATCCCTCGGATCCCGACTGGGTAGGCCGCGACCGATTCGTCTTATCCTGCGGGCATAGTTCGATGACTATTTACGCTCAGCTCTTCTTGGGCGGATTTGGCCTAGAGCTCGACGACCTCAAGCAGCTCCGCACGTGGGGCTCATTGACTCCCGGCCATCCGGAGTACGGGCATACCGCGGGGGTTGAAATTACGACCGGTCCCCTGGGGCAGGGTTTGGCCTCATCCGTCGGTATGGCCATGGCCGCCCGTCGTGAGCGGGGGCTTTTTGACCCTGATGCTCCGGCAGGACAGTCCCCCTTCGACCACTTCATTTATGTGATTGCTTCCGACGGTGACCTGGAAGAAGGCGTGACCAGCGAGGCGTCATCACTTGCAGGGACACAGAAACTCGGCAACCTCATCGCTTTCTGGGATGACAACCGTATCTCGATCGAAAACGATACGACGATTGCGTTTAATGAAGACGTCTGCGCCCGGTATGAAGCCTATGGATGGCAAGTTCTCAATGTTGAGTCCGGTGAAGATATTCAGGCGCTTGAAGCCGCGATCACGTTAGCTCAGCGCGAAACCAATCGTCCGACGCTCATCCGCGTCCGAACCGTTATCGGTTACCCTTCCCCCACCAAGATGAACTCCGGTGCTGTTCACGGAGCAGCACTCGGTGATGATGAAGTTGCCGCCGTTAAGCGCATCTTAGGTTTCGATCCTGATCAGACCTTCGAAGTCTCAGACGAGGTCCTTTCTCATACGCGGTCACTTCGTGAGCGGGGTGCCCGCGCTCATGAGTCCTGGTCGGCCGACTTTGACCGGTGGGCCGCGGAGAATCCGGATCGGAAAGCCCTATTTGATCGCCTGTATGCCCGGACACTTCCCGATGGCTGGGATGCTGGTCTGCCTGAGTGGGAGGCTGATGGTTCCGGAATTGCGACGAGGAAAGCCTCGGAGGTCACTCTTCAGTCGCTGGGTGCGGCGCTACCGGAGCTGTGGGGAGGCTCTGCCGACCTAGCTGGATCGAATAACACAACTATCAAGGATGCGGATTCGTTCGGCCCCTCGACCATTTCTACTGATTCATGGAATGCGCAACCCTACGGCCGGGTGCTTCACTTCGGTATCCGTGAGCACGCGATGGGTTCTATTCTCAACGGGATTGCTCTCCACGGGCCGACGCGCCCCTATGGCGGCACTTTCATGGTCTTCTCTGATTACATGCGCCCTGCAGTACGTTTGGCTGCTTTGATGAAGACCGACGTGTACTACGTGTGGACACACGACTCTATCGGACTGGGCGAAGACGGCCCCACCCATCAACCTGTGGAACATCTTGCAGCCCTTCGCGCCATCCCAGGCCTTGCGGTCGTGCGTCCTGCCGATGCGAATGAGACTGCCTCCGCATGGAGAGCAGCGATTGATTCGCCCGAGGGGCCTAAAGCGTTGGCATTGTCCCGCCAGAACCTACCCGTGTTGAAGGGGACCAAGGAACTCGCTCGGGACGGTGTCCGTCGTGGCGCGTATGTCCTGGTTCGTGAGTCGGCAGAACACCCACAGGTCATCGTGATGGCCTCGGGTTCGGAAGTCCAGCTGGCCGTCGAGGCTGCCAAAGTTTTGGAATCTCGCGGTGTAGCAACACGTGTTGTGTCTGTGCCATGTATGGATTGGTTCTTGGAGCAAGATCAGTCATATCAGGACGAAGTCCTTCCTCACGACGTCACCGCCCGCGTATCAGTGGAAGCGGGCATCGCAATGCCGTGGTATCAGCTTCTCGGGTCGCGCGGTAAAGCCGTCAGCCTTGAACACTTCGGAGCATCAGCTGCCGCTAGTGAGCTCTTTGAAAAGTTCGGCTTTACTGTCGACGCCGTCGTCGATGCTGCCACCTCTGTTGTAGAGAACTAA